The Bradysia coprophila strain Holo2 chromosome IV, BU_Bcop_v1, whole genome shotgun sequence genome includes a region encoding these proteins:
- the LOC119066289 gene encoding AF4/FMR2 family member lilli isoform X5 produces the protein MKNGKNMYPSGNEDMKRPGMEDFERKERRERDKQARAMMAQEKHQEPVPLFGEPVRKSSPSDSDRSIQSKLGDFSLVKHIIGEKNESMLIGIQSGIQSPAALRQPMMQGFPVQNNRGPSSTYPYHQPPQYNNRSVFVKPNDSKPTYNGRGGYSGQPIKHDQHVSGMPNQKLLPPPSSIPPQMHNGRSNEKHMMHPVNGRAPMFAKPTKVMPDKPPTSSTLANLASGPDVEKILQVMTSKVDLLDAIAPTPRNEMTEIQLTRAPIYAEMLAPIPPLPQKPNIQMVQPFPEDRRQAKPIDLLNDLDVSDSDDGGTASAPTIDNSNDDRTKASAMIEPLSPNNDNSSESGSESTSPSQSSSEESSSAKVENSQEKKTWCLSSFAPKKAKSTQPSQDSQPAVANIKHEPNVIDDDNDLMYNAQMMPNSMNPVKDIYQPQTLANNYDSKAQLSQNNCELNVDAIKQEPPDTDDKQEIRKKKAPRRRPRKQPPTTNDASSDEDGFSSTNTANRRSRSQSMDTEKKRRGRPRKDPTAVPPPKTTPNKKETVKKTNARTRNGRSNSTVKSREMLSTDSSSADEDTPEKRNVRLPIISPRNNNKKLTNRNLEELSSAASEDEIIPPQPTNSLRPESLSPNDRLSTGRSKRSLSSSEDNLNSSDDDLHNDQKVNKPKSDKNKKDTLRKVFPKLSKWKGGAKGKGQGQVLIVDHSEEAQTQQAKENQMPSDKLLSPIAYKPTIAEPIQQQHQLQQQQQQQTQQNINKTPTLIPKASELTTSNINSNNNKYKSMETPSIMCRIDLRRLKRIPPDRNLLLARQANRRNSKRGGSSIGGEDDRLSMASPNELRNRTRCGVDDEPSNRISNSRDSSSSMDGKSSNQKSSMVDIAIAPTSNTKIGSSSGSSSSSSSSSSSSSSSIQARSDYEMSNVNERLSSKYNTVIHNSIESRLGNVDQHTIRNTYSTTHSPKLDEKPIGKAIKHEGLKSEFSNNEYNNYASPKSLTGDAVNSKLTNSYGSTIKRENIKTEFNADPDETQSSHKPCTNDFAPHSRSKRSSSGSSSPFKDKRKKKNDLVVEQVPPTNHDRLDNLLAPPPQKAPIVQKVYYSYFERANDNKDETKDHSTFLLEAKRLKHAADRATESLAQAMLYLEAVLYFLLTGTAMERESVTVKAAFTMFKDTLSLIKYISSKFKNQQSHPVQGNIHSKVAILSLRCQSLIHLKLYNMQRPEVKECQKIISDYMTKGNIEVPNGNTPSPISPTNSVGSQSSGSNTPPCSLEPLQVHGAFQRQGSLFNYLVSCHDLWDQADALVTKGNHTDFFITLDHEYGPITLHSTINNVVKYIQAGLQHLKVEKTKQL, from the exons ATGAAGAATGGCAAAAACATGTACCCCTCTGGAAATGAAGATATGAAAAGACCAGG CATGGAAGACTTTGAGAGAAAGGAACGACGTGAACGAGATAAACAGGCTAGAGCGATGATGGCCCAAGAGAAGCATCAAGAACCAGTGCCATTGTTCGGAGAACCAGTGAGA AAATCAAGTCCCAGTGACAGCGATCgttctattcaatcaaaattagGTGATTTTTCGTTAGTGAAGCATATTATTGGCGAAAAAAATGAGTCAATGCTAATTGGAATTCAAAGTGGAATCCAAAGTCCAGCCGCTTTGCGTCAGCCGATGATGCAAGGTTTTCCagttcaaaataaccgagGTCCTTCCTCAACATATCCATATCATCAG CCTCCCCAGTACAACAATAGAAGTGTTTTTGTAAAACCTAACGACAGTAAACCCACATACAATGGTCGGGGTGGTTATTCAGGTCAACCAATCAAGCATGAC CAACATGTTAGTGGTATGCCAAACCAAAAACTTCTTCCGCCGCCGTCGTCGATACCACCGCAAATGCATAATGGTAGATCGAATGAAAAGCATATGATGCATCCGGTGAACGGACGAGCACCTATGTTTGCAAAACCTACCAAAGTGATGCCAGATAAGCCTCCAACGTCGTCAACACTAGCTAACTTAGCATCCGGACCGGATgttgagaaaattttacaagttATGACGTCAAAAGTGGACTTACTGGATGCCATTGCACCGACGCCCCGAAATGAGATGACTGAAATCCAATTAACTAGGGCGCCAATCTATGCGGAAATGCTGGCTCCAATTCCAC CACTCCCACAAAAACCAAATATACAAATGGTTCAACCATTTCCGGAGGATCGACGGCAAGCGAAACCAAT AGATTTATTAAATGACTTAGACGTTTCGGATAGTGACGATGGTGGAACGGCTAGCGCACCAACCATCGATAACAGTAACGATGATCGGACCAAGGCATCAGCAATGATTGAACC CCTTTCGCCAAACAATGACAATTCAAGTGAAAGTGGTTCCGAGTCAACGTCACCGAGTCAATCGTCGAGCGAAGAATCGAGTTCGGCGAAAGTCGAGAACAGTCAGGAGAAGAAAACGTGGTGTTTATCGTCATTCGCTCCGAAAAAAGCCAAATCCACTCAACCATCACAAGACAGTCAACCTGCTGTTGCAAATATAAAACATGAACCTAATGTGATCGACGATGACAACGACTTAATGTACAATGCGCAGATGATGCCGAACTCAATGAATCCAGTCAAGGATATTTATCAACCGCAAACACTCGCAAACAATTACGATTCTAAAGCACAGCTCAGCCAGAATAATTGTGAACTGAACGTGGATGCAATTAAGCAAGAACCACCCG aCACCGATGACAAACAAGAAATACGTAAAAAGAAAGCGCCGCGAAGACGACCCCGCAAACAGCCTCCAACTACCAATGATGCATCCAGCGACGAAGATGGTTTTTCAAGTACAAATACAGCAAATCGCCGTAGCAG ATCCCAATCAATGGACACGGAGAAGAAGCGCCGAGGTCGGCCGCGAAAGGATCCAACCGCTGTTCCACCACCAAAAACCACACCAAACAAAAAGGAAACAGTGAAAAAAACGAATGCTCGAACTCGTAATGGACGTTCCAATTCAACGGTAAAGAGTCGAGAAATGCTTTCGACTGATTCGTCGTCGGCCGACGAGGATACACCAGAAAAACGCAACGTTCGGTTACCAATAATTTCACCTcgtaataataacaaaaagttAACCAATAGAAATTTAGAAGAATTATCGTCAGCTGCTAGTGAAGATGA AATCATACCTCCTCAACCAACAAATAGCCTACGACCGGAATCGTTGTCACCGAATGATCGACTATCCACTGGTCGAAGCAAACGTTCGTTATCGTCAAGTGAAGATAATTTGAACAGCAGCGACGATGATTTACACAATGACCAAAAAGTCAACAAACCTAAAAGTGATAAGAACAAAAAGGACACTCTTCGCAAAGTGTTTCCAAAACTTTCCAAATGGAAAGGTGGTGCCAAAGGAAAAGGTCAGGGTCAAGTGCTAATTGTCGATCACTCCGAAGAAGCTCAAACTCAACAAGCTAAAGAAAACCAAATGCCTTCCGATAAATTATTGTCACCGATTGCCTACAAACCAACCATTGCCGAACCAATTCAACAGCAGCATCAgcttcaacaacaacaacaacaacaaacacaacaaaatattaacaaGACTCCAACTTTGATTCCAAAAGCGTCGGAACTGACAACCAGTAACATAAattccaacaacaacaaatacaAATCAATGGAAACTCCATCAATAATGTGCCGCATTGATTTGAGGCGACTGAAGCGAATACCACCGGATCGAAATTTGCTACTAGCACGGCAGGCAAATCGCAGAAATTCGAAACGTGGCGGTAGTAGTATTGGTGGTGAAGACGATCGATTGTCGATGGCCAGTCCGAATGAACTTCGGAATCGTACAAGGTGCGGCGTCGACGATGAACCAAGCAATCGAATAAGTAATTCCAGAGATAGTAGCAGTAGTATGGATGGAAAATCGTCCAATCAAAAGTCGTCAATGGTCGACATTGCAATAGCTCCTACATCAAATACAAAAATCGGTAGTAGTAGtggcagcagcagcagcagcagtaGTAGTTCCAGCAGCAGTAGTAGTAGTATACAGGCTCGCAGCGACTACGAAATGTCAAACGTGAATGAAAGACTTAGTAGTAAATACAATACCGTTATACACAATAGTATAGAATCTAGGCTAGGCAATGTTGATCAACATACTATAAGGAATACGTATAGCACGACACATTCACCGAAATTGGATGAAAAACCGATTGGCAAAGCAATCAAACACGAAGGCCTTAAATCTGAATTTAGCAATAATGAATACAATAATTATGCGTCACCAAAGTCGTTAACGGGCGACGCTGTCAATAGTAAATTGACCAACAGTTACGGCAGCACGATCAAAcgagaaaatatcaaaacgGAATTCAATGCTGATCCAGATGAAACACAAAGCAGTCATAAACCTTGCACAAATGATTTTGCGCCGCATAGTCGAAGTAAACGTTCATCCAGTGGAAGTAGCAGTCCGTTCAAAGATAAGAGAAAGAAGAAG AACGATTTAGTAGTGGAACAAGTACCTCCAACCAATCACGATCGGTTAGATAATTTGCTGGCACCTCCACCACAGAAGGCACCCATAGTCCAGAAAGTTTACTATTCATATTTTGAGCGTGCTAATGACAACAAAGATGAAACTAA GGACCACAGCACTTTTCTGTTAGAAGCCAAGAGACTGAAACATGCAGCTGATCGGGCAACGGAGAGCCTAGCGCAAGCCATGCTATATTTAGAAGCGGTGCTCTACTTTCTACTTACTGGTACAGCTATGGAACGAGAATCTGTTACGGTCAAGGCAGCTTTTACTATGTTTAAAGACACTCTTAGTTTAATAAA ATACATTtcttcgaaattcaaaaaccaACAATCACATCCAGTACAAGGAAACATTCACAGCAAAGTGGCAATTTTAAG CCTGAGATGTCAATCATTAATACATTTAAAATTGTACAACATGCAACGGCCCGAAGTCaaagaatgtcaaaaaataatttcggatTATATGACCAAAGGTAATATTGAAGTGCCAAATGGCAATACGCCATCACCAATTTCTCCGACCAATTCTGTTGGATCACAG AGTTCGGGATCGAATACTCCACCTTGCTCGTTGGAGCCGCTACAAGTACATGGTGCATTTCAGCGACAAGGAAgtcttttcaattatttagtTAGCTGTCATGACTTATGGGATCAAGCTGATGCACTAGTTACGAAAGGAAATCACACAG
- the LOC119066289 gene encoding AF4/FMR2 family member lilli isoform X4: MKNGKNMYPSGNEDMKRPGMEDFERKERRERDKQARAMMAQEKHQEPVPLFGEPVRKSSPSDSDRSIQSKLGDFSLVKHIIGEKNESMLIGIQSGIQSPAALRQPMMQGFPVQNNRGPSSTYPYHQPPQYNNRSVFVKPNDSKPTYNGRGGYSGQPIKHDQHVSGMPNQKLLPPPSSIPPQMHNGRSNEKHMMHPVNGRAPMFAKPTKVMPDKPPTSSTLANLASGPDVEKILQVMTSKVDLLDAIAPTPRNEMTEIQLTRAPIYAEMLAPIPPLPQKPNIQMVQPFPEDRRQAKPIDLLNDLDVSDSDDGGTASAPTIDNSNDDRTKASAMIEPLSPNNDNSSESGSESTSPSQSSSEESSSAKVENSQEKKTWCLSSFAPKKAKSTQPSQDSQPAVANIKHEPNVIDDDNDLMYNAQMMPNSMNPVKDIYQPQTLANNYDSKAQLSQNNCELNVDAIKQEPPDTDDKQEIRKKKAPRRRPRKQPPTTNDASSDEDGFSSTNTANRRSSFVETGTCRSQSMDTEKKRRGRPRKDPTAVPPPKTTPNKKETVKKTNARTRNGRSNSTVKSREMLSTDSSSADEDTPEKRNVRLPIISPRNNNKKLTNRNLEELSSAASEDEIIPPQPTNSLRPESLSPNDRLSTGRSKRSLSSSEDNLNSSDDDLHNDQKVNKPKSDKNKKDTLRKVFPKLSKWKGGAKGKGQGQVLIVDHSEEAQTQQAKENQMPSDKLLSPIAYKPTIAEPIQQQHQLQQQQQQQTQQNINKTPTLIPKASELTTSNINSNNNKYKSMETPSIMCRIDLRRLKRIPPDRNLLLARQANRRNSKRGGSSIGGEDDRLSMASPNELRNRTRCGVDDEPSNRISNSRDSSSSMDGKSSNQKSSMVDIAIAPTSNTKIGSSSGSSSSSSSSSSSSSSSIQARSDYEMSNVNERLSSKYNTVIHNSIESRLGNVDQHTIRNTYSTTHSPKLDEKPIGKAIKHEGLKSEFSNNEYNNYASPKSLTGDAVNSKLTNSYGSTIKRENIKTEFNADPDETQSSHKPCTNDFAPHSRSKRSSSGSSSPFKDKRKKKNDLVVEQVPPTNHDRLDNLLAPPPQKAPIVQKVYYSYFERANDNKDETKDHSTFLLEAKRLKHAADRATESLAQAMLYLEAVLYFLLTGTAMERESVTVKAAFTMFKDTLSLIKYISSKFKNQQSHPVQGNIHSKVAILSLRCQSLIHLKLYNMQRPEVKECQKIISDYMTKGNIEVPNGNTPSPISPTNSVGSQSSGSNTPPCSLEPLQVHGAFQRQGSLFNYLVSCHDLWDQADALVTKGNHTDFFITLDHEYGPITLHSTINNVVKYIQAGLQHLKVEKTKQL, from the exons ATGAAGAATGGCAAAAACATGTACCCCTCTGGAAATGAAGATATGAAAAGACCAGG CATGGAAGACTTTGAGAGAAAGGAACGACGTGAACGAGATAAACAGGCTAGAGCGATGATGGCCCAAGAGAAGCATCAAGAACCAGTGCCATTGTTCGGAGAACCAGTGAGA AAATCAAGTCCCAGTGACAGCGATCgttctattcaatcaaaattagGTGATTTTTCGTTAGTGAAGCATATTATTGGCGAAAAAAATGAGTCAATGCTAATTGGAATTCAAAGTGGAATCCAAAGTCCAGCCGCTTTGCGTCAGCCGATGATGCAAGGTTTTCCagttcaaaataaccgagGTCCTTCCTCAACATATCCATATCATCAG CCTCCCCAGTACAACAATAGAAGTGTTTTTGTAAAACCTAACGACAGTAAACCCACATACAATGGTCGGGGTGGTTATTCAGGTCAACCAATCAAGCATGAC CAACATGTTAGTGGTATGCCAAACCAAAAACTTCTTCCGCCGCCGTCGTCGATACCACCGCAAATGCATAATGGTAGATCGAATGAAAAGCATATGATGCATCCGGTGAACGGACGAGCACCTATGTTTGCAAAACCTACCAAAGTGATGCCAGATAAGCCTCCAACGTCGTCAACACTAGCTAACTTAGCATCCGGACCGGATgttgagaaaattttacaagttATGACGTCAAAAGTGGACTTACTGGATGCCATTGCACCGACGCCCCGAAATGAGATGACTGAAATCCAATTAACTAGGGCGCCAATCTATGCGGAAATGCTGGCTCCAATTCCAC CACTCCCACAAAAACCAAATATACAAATGGTTCAACCATTTCCGGAGGATCGACGGCAAGCGAAACCAAT AGATTTATTAAATGACTTAGACGTTTCGGATAGTGACGATGGTGGAACGGCTAGCGCACCAACCATCGATAACAGTAACGATGATCGGACCAAGGCATCAGCAATGATTGAACC CCTTTCGCCAAACAATGACAATTCAAGTGAAAGTGGTTCCGAGTCAACGTCACCGAGTCAATCGTCGAGCGAAGAATCGAGTTCGGCGAAAGTCGAGAACAGTCAGGAGAAGAAAACGTGGTGTTTATCGTCATTCGCTCCGAAAAAAGCCAAATCCACTCAACCATCACAAGACAGTCAACCTGCTGTTGCAAATATAAAACATGAACCTAATGTGATCGACGATGACAACGACTTAATGTACAATGCGCAGATGATGCCGAACTCAATGAATCCAGTCAAGGATATTTATCAACCGCAAACACTCGCAAACAATTACGATTCTAAAGCACAGCTCAGCCAGAATAATTGTGAACTGAACGTGGATGCAATTAAGCAAGAACCACCCG aCACCGATGACAAACAAGAAATACGTAAAAAGAAAGCGCCGCGAAGACGACCCCGCAAACAGCCTCCAACTACCAATGATGCATCCAGCGACGAAGATGGTTTTTCAAGTACAAATACAGCAAATCGCCGTAGCAG TTTCGTTGAAACTGGCACTTGTAGATCCCAATCAATGGACACGGAGAAGAAGCGCCGAGGTCGGCCGCGAAAGGATCCAACCGCTGTTCCACCACCAAAAACCACACCAAACAAAAAGGAAACAGTGAAAAAAACGAATGCTCGAACTCGTAATGGACGTTCCAATTCAACGGTAAAGAGTCGAGAAATGCTTTCGACTGATTCGTCGTCGGCCGACGAGGATACACCAGAAAAACGCAACGTTCGGTTACCAATAATTTCACCTcgtaataataacaaaaagttAACCAATAGAAATTTAGAAGAATTATCGTCAGCTGCTAGTGAAGATGA AATCATACCTCCTCAACCAACAAATAGCCTACGACCGGAATCGTTGTCACCGAATGATCGACTATCCACTGGTCGAAGCAAACGTTCGTTATCGTCAAGTGAAGATAATTTGAACAGCAGCGACGATGATTTACACAATGACCAAAAAGTCAACAAACCTAAAAGTGATAAGAACAAAAAGGACACTCTTCGCAAAGTGTTTCCAAAACTTTCCAAATGGAAAGGTGGTGCCAAAGGAAAAGGTCAGGGTCAAGTGCTAATTGTCGATCACTCCGAAGAAGCTCAAACTCAACAAGCTAAAGAAAACCAAATGCCTTCCGATAAATTATTGTCACCGATTGCCTACAAACCAACCATTGCCGAACCAATTCAACAGCAGCATCAgcttcaacaacaacaacaacaacaaacacaacaaaatattaacaaGACTCCAACTTTGATTCCAAAAGCGTCGGAACTGACAACCAGTAACATAAattccaacaacaacaaatacaAATCAATGGAAACTCCATCAATAATGTGCCGCATTGATTTGAGGCGACTGAAGCGAATACCACCGGATCGAAATTTGCTACTAGCACGGCAGGCAAATCGCAGAAATTCGAAACGTGGCGGTAGTAGTATTGGTGGTGAAGACGATCGATTGTCGATGGCCAGTCCGAATGAACTTCGGAATCGTACAAGGTGCGGCGTCGACGATGAACCAAGCAATCGAATAAGTAATTCCAGAGATAGTAGCAGTAGTATGGATGGAAAATCGTCCAATCAAAAGTCGTCAATGGTCGACATTGCAATAGCTCCTACATCAAATACAAAAATCGGTAGTAGTAGtggcagcagcagcagcagcagtaGTAGTTCCAGCAGCAGTAGTAGTAGTATACAGGCTCGCAGCGACTACGAAATGTCAAACGTGAATGAAAGACTTAGTAGTAAATACAATACCGTTATACACAATAGTATAGAATCTAGGCTAGGCAATGTTGATCAACATACTATAAGGAATACGTATAGCACGACACATTCACCGAAATTGGATGAAAAACCGATTGGCAAAGCAATCAAACACGAAGGCCTTAAATCTGAATTTAGCAATAATGAATACAATAATTATGCGTCACCAAAGTCGTTAACGGGCGACGCTGTCAATAGTAAATTGACCAACAGTTACGGCAGCACGATCAAAcgagaaaatatcaaaacgGAATTCAATGCTGATCCAGATGAAACACAAAGCAGTCATAAACCTTGCACAAATGATTTTGCGCCGCATAGTCGAAGTAAACGTTCATCCAGTGGAAGTAGCAGTCCGTTCAAAGATAAGAGAAAGAAGAAG AACGATTTAGTAGTGGAACAAGTACCTCCAACCAATCACGATCGGTTAGATAATTTGCTGGCACCTCCACCACAGAAGGCACCCATAGTCCAGAAAGTTTACTATTCATATTTTGAGCGTGCTAATGACAACAAAGATGAAACTAA GGACCACAGCACTTTTCTGTTAGAAGCCAAGAGACTGAAACATGCAGCTGATCGGGCAACGGAGAGCCTAGCGCAAGCCATGCTATATTTAGAAGCGGTGCTCTACTTTCTACTTACTGGTACAGCTATGGAACGAGAATCTGTTACGGTCAAGGCAGCTTTTACTATGTTTAAAGACACTCTTAGTTTAATAAA ATACATTtcttcgaaattcaaaaaccaACAATCACATCCAGTACAAGGAAACATTCACAGCAAAGTGGCAATTTTAAG CCTGAGATGTCAATCATTAATACATTTAAAATTGTACAACATGCAACGGCCCGAAGTCaaagaatgtcaaaaaataatttcggatTATATGACCAAAGGTAATATTGAAGTGCCAAATGGCAATACGCCATCACCAATTTCTCCGACCAATTCTGTTGGATCACAG AGTTCGGGATCGAATACTCCACCTTGCTCGTTGGAGCCGCTACAAGTACATGGTGCATTTCAGCGACAAGGAAgtcttttcaattatttagtTAGCTGTCATGACTTATGGGATCAAGCTGATGCACTAGTTACGAAAGGAAATCACACAG